One Brassica oleracea var. oleracea cultivar TO1000 chromosome C7, BOL, whole genome shotgun sequence genomic window carries:
- the LOC106303294 gene encoding peroxidase 41-like yields the protein MVLFFLGNNQIESSTIPRRHLNINSNLHILREQNRYTSHEFTMLTSWFLNVFFLVLASVPSILSAPATNLTKDYYQKTCPDFSKIVRDTVTTKQAQQPTTAAGTLRVFFHDCFLEGCDASVLVATNSFNKAERDDELNESLPGDAFDIVTRIKTALELSCPGVVSCADILAQSTRDLITIVGGPFYEVKLGRKDGFESKAHKVHGNIPIANHTVHDMMSIFKKNGFSLKEMVALSGGHTVGFAHCIEFSNRLFGPRADPELDSRYADRLKDLCKNHMVNKSMAAFLDPITPGKFDNMYFKNLKRGLGLLASDHALFKDNGTRPFVDLYADNQTAFFEDFARAMEKLGMVGVKGDKDGEVRRKCDHFNKLDV from the coding sequence ATGGTTCTATTTTTTCTCGGCAACAATCAAATAGAGAGTTCTACTATACCTCGTAGACATCTTAATATAAATTCCAATCTCCATATTTTACGAGAGCAAAATCGATATACGTCTCATGAATTCACAATGTTGACATCATGGTTTCTTAACGTTTTCTTCCTCGTCTTAGCCTCTGTACCGTCCATATTATCGGCTCCAGCAACAAATTTAACGAAAGACTATTACCAAAAAACATGTCCCGATTTCAGTAAAATCGTTCGCGATACCGTTACAACAAAGCAAGCCCAACAGCCAACGACAGCTGCTGGAACGCTCCGTGTCTTCTTCCACGATTGCTTTTTAGAAGGATGCGATGCGTCCGTACTAGTCGCTACAAATTCTTTCAACAAAGCTGAACGCGACGATGAGCTCAACGAGTCGCTTCCAGGAGATGCGTTTGACATCGTGACGCGCATTAAGACCGCTCTTGAATTGTCTTGTCCTGGTGTGGTGTCATGCGCAGACATCCTGGCTCAGTCCACGCGTGACCTTATCACAATTGTTGGTGGACCTTTCTATGAAGTCAAATTAGGTCGTAAAGATGGGTTTGAGTCGAAAGCCCATAAAGTTCATGGAAACATACCAATAGCAAATCACACGGTACACGACATGATGTCGATATTCAAAAAGAATGGTTTCTCTCTAAAGGAAATGGTTGCACTTAGCGGCGGGCACACTGTGGGATTTGCTCACTGCATAGAATTCAGCAACCGGTTATTTGGACCTCGGGCTGATCCAGAGCTCGATTCGCGATACGCAGACCGTCTTAAAGATCTATGCAAGAATCACATGGTAAATAAGTCGATGGCGGCATTTCTTGACCCGATAACGCCAGGAAAATTCGATAATATGTACTTCAAGAACTTGAAAAGAGGTCTTGGACTGCTAGCTTCCGACCACGCCTTGTTCAAAGACAATGGCACGAGACCGTTTGTGGATTTATATGCGGATAACCAGACGGCTTTCTTCGAGGATTTTGCTCGTGCCATGGAAAAACTAGGGATGGTCGGCGTTAAAGGCGATAAAGATGGAGAAGTGAGACGCAAATGTGATCACTTTAACAAACTTGACGTATAA